The segment ACCGGCACGGCGCGCACGATGCCCGCCGCCTTGCCATTGGCAGAACCCGGCACCACCACCACGTCAACTGGACCGGCCGTGCTGCTCTGCTCGATCGGTGACAGCTTGAAGTTGCCGTTGGCGTCCGCCACCGTCGACTTCACCACCACGCCGTTGCGCTCGGCATAGACGCGCGCACCCGGTGCCCCGCTGACCACGCCGTTCACTTCACCGCTGACGGTCATCGGGATCGCCGTCACCACCGGCTTCAGGCCAAAGGTGCCATTGCCGCGCGTGACCACCGACTTGCACGCGTCAAAGTCCAGCACCAGGTCGGTCAGCGTACCCGCTGCCACGGTGAACGGCCGATTGATCTTGATGCCCGACTGCACCGCGCTAGGCGTATCCAGCGTCTGCTCAGTGCCGCCGATGGGCACCACCGAGTTGGCCAGCGCACCGGCGCCGCCGCCACGGTTGGCATCGAGCACCAGGCGCACCTGCTGGTAGTTGCCGGCAGGCAGCGCGGCCTGGCCCAGCACCGTCATCACGCCGTTGGTCAGCGACAGCAGGTCGATCTTGCGCGCGGGCACGACGTCGATATCGACCCAGCCCCCGGCGCTCGTCTCGGCGCTGGCGCTGCTGTGCACGCGCACCTTGTTGACGGTCACGAAGACATTGTTGAAGCCACAGGCCGGCGCATCGGTCATCGAGACCTTGAGCGTGCCCTGCCCGCCGCCATCATCGCCAC is part of the Cupriavidus necator genome and harbors:
- a CDS encoding DUF4382 domain-containing protein, which encodes MRVLALSGALALAACGGGGDDGGGQGTLKVSMTDAPACGFNNVFVTVNKVRVHSSASAETSAGGWVDIDVVPARKIDLLSLTNGVMTVLGQAALPAGNYQQVRLVLDANRGGGAGALANSVVPIGGTEQTLDTPSAVQSGIKINRPFTVAAGTLTDLVLDFDACKSVVTRGNGTFGLKPVVTAIPMTVSGEVNGVVSGAPGARVYAERNGVVVKSTVADANGNFKLSPIEQSSTAGPVDVVVVPGSANGKAAGIVRAVPVVVGTPTAISTAAAPMSLPASTYRRVSGSVTPVSAEATLRALQLVNGGNFEIAATAAASDTGAYSMFATEPALPVAAPVIGTYQAALPIPLQPDGAAAGKYSVQATSATGAVQTQPADVSAADALVNFSF